The following coding sequences are from one Rhodopirellula halodulae window:
- a CDS encoding aminotransferase class I/II-fold pyridoxal phosphate-dependent enzyme: MSLQPLHDRLNTIAKDGRTRKLHRRRVEGVHIVEDDGRRLMNFGGNDYLGVIADETRGCDLQTACSTHGASASALVCGWTPRHDALAQSIAELERTDAAVIFPSGYAACSGTMATLPQAGDLILSDELNHASLIDGCRLSKAERVIYPHRDLDFVEHVLRDRTDVSGMTWIVTDGVFSMDGDVAPLPGLADLAERFGAHLIVDEAHGTGVLGPRGAGLCDAYGVTDRVTVRIGTLSKAIGHQGGFVAGPQIVIDTLVNACRSLIFSTALSPVIAEGAHRVIQRLPHWRDRRDRVAMMSRQFRRLMNLDASGLESGIPIVPLIIGDEEETVLASQAIRDNGFFVPAIRPPTVPDGKSRLRVSITAAHRDHDIELLAEIIHRVCPNLQAPELTSAGN, encoded by the coding sequence ATGTCACTTCAACCTCTGCACGATCGTTTGAACACCATTGCCAAGGACGGCCGGACTCGAAAGCTTCATCGCCGACGAGTCGAGGGCGTTCACATCGTCGAGGACGATGGGCGTCGGCTGATGAACTTCGGCGGCAATGACTACCTCGGTGTCATCGCCGACGAAACTCGCGGCTGTGACTTGCAAACCGCATGTTCGACTCATGGGGCGTCCGCCAGCGCATTGGTGTGCGGATGGACGCCTCGCCATGACGCGCTGGCCCAATCCATCGCTGAATTGGAACGGACCGACGCCGCAGTAATCTTTCCCTCCGGGTATGCGGCGTGTTCCGGCACGATGGCCACGTTGCCGCAAGCCGGTGATTTGATTCTCAGCGATGAACTCAATCACGCTTCTCTGATCGATGGTTGCCGGCTCTCGAAAGCGGAACGGGTCATCTACCCGCACCGCGATTTGGATTTTGTCGAACACGTGCTTCGTGACCGAACGGACGTATCCGGGATGACTTGGATCGTCACCGACGGCGTGTTCAGCATGGACGGGGATGTGGCACCGCTGCCGGGTTTGGCTGATTTGGCCGAGCGTTTTGGTGCCCACCTGATCGTTGATGAGGCCCATGGCACCGGAGTCTTGGGACCACGTGGCGCGGGACTGTGCGATGCGTATGGCGTCACCGACCGAGTCACCGTGCGGATTGGAACGCTGAGCAAAGCCATTGGCCATCAAGGCGGCTTTGTCGCGGGACCGCAGATCGTGATCGACACGCTCGTCAACGCCTGTCGATCACTGATTTTCAGCACCGCTCTGTCACCCGTGATTGCCGAAGGTGCCCATCGTGTGATCCAGCGCTTGCCTCATTGGCGAGACCGACGCGACCGCGTGGCGATGATGTCACGGCAATTCCGTCGGCTAATGAATCTCGATGCCAGCGGTCTCGAATCGGGGATCCCGATTGTGCCGCTGATCATCGGTGATGAAGAGGAAACCGTTCTCGCCAGCCAAGCGATTCGCGACAACGGATTCTTCGTCCCGGCAATTCGTCCGCCAACCGTGCCCGACGGCAAATCGCGTTTGCGAGTCTCGATCACAGCCGCCCATCGCGACCACGACATCGAACTGCTGGCCGAGATCATTCATCGAGTCTGCCCGAATCTACAAGCCCCGGAATTGACCTCCGCCGGCAACTAG
- a CDS encoding pseudouridine synthase, producing the protein MPRQPSKSQRSRSSAQNKSDSGAKRINQLLASAGFGSRRQCEELIREGRVEVDGQTITELGVTVDPNVQKVRVDGANLRPQKLVYYAVNKPAGIVTTNSDPKGRPRVIDLVPPTERVFPVGRLDLSSEGLILLTNDGDLAQQLAHPKYGIQKVYRVVVAGEVRGETMKKMREGIYIAEGFVQVDGARILKARPKATEMEIRLKEGKNREIRRILARMGHKVQQLRRIAIGPLKLGDIPRGAYRKLTRDEVDKLRRGVEHAERAAKAEAASRPRSGQSIKRRPGGANRNVAAKPASGRGAYQGARKATKKSQSSSTPRGKVNSGKPKAGKPKSSKLGSGSVIGGTVIGGDAPQAADKPERSKSNPNIIRKRTAGKKPGPKPARGKASRRRGR; encoded by the coding sequence ATGCCACGCCAACCCTCGAAATCGCAACGCAGCCGATCCTCAGCCCAAAACAAATCGGACTCCGGAGCGAAGCGCATCAATCAACTTTTGGCGTCAGCCGGCTTTGGCAGTCGACGTCAGTGCGAAGAACTGATTCGCGAAGGACGCGTGGAAGTCGACGGTCAAACCATCACCGAGCTGGGCGTCACGGTCGATCCCAACGTCCAAAAAGTTCGCGTGGACGGCGCCAACCTGCGTCCGCAGAAGTTGGTCTATTACGCGGTCAACAAACCAGCCGGGATCGTCACCACAAATTCCGATCCCAAAGGCCGACCTCGAGTCATCGACTTGGTGCCGCCGACGGAACGCGTGTTTCCAGTGGGACGTTTGGATTTGTCCAGCGAAGGCCTGATCCTGCTCACCAACGACGGTGATTTGGCCCAACAGTTGGCTCACCCCAAATACGGCATTCAAAAGGTTTACCGAGTCGTGGTTGCCGGCGAAGTTCGCGGCGAAACGATGAAGAAGATGCGAGAGGGCATCTACATCGCGGAAGGCTTCGTCCAAGTCGACGGGGCCCGGATTTTGAAGGCACGCCCAAAAGCAACTGAAATGGAAATTCGGTTGAAGGAAGGCAAAAATCGCGAAATTCGCCGCATCCTCGCTCGCATGGGCCACAAGGTTCAACAATTGCGACGCATCGCGATTGGCCCTTTGAAACTCGGCGATATTCCTCGCGGTGCTTATCGAAAATTGACGCGAGACGAAGTCGACAAGTTGCGGCGAGGCGTCGAGCACGCCGAACGTGCCGCGAAAGCCGAAGCGGCATCGCGGCCACGATCGGGGCAGTCGATCAAACGCCGTCCGGGCGGTGCCAACCGCAATGTGGCTGCCAAACCAGCCTCGGGTCGTGGTGCATACCAAGGGGCTCGCAAGGCGACCAAGAAGTCCCAATCGTCGAGCACTCCACGCGGCAAAGTGAACTCGGGGAAACCGAAAGCAGGCAAACCCAAATCAAGCAAACTCGGAAGCGGAAGCGTCATTGGAGGCACCGTCATCGGTGGCGATGCACCGCAAGCCGCCGACAAGCCAGAACGCTCGAAATCGAATCCCAACATCATTCGCAAACGAACAGCCGGCAAGAAACCCGGCCCCAAACCGGCTCGCGGGAAAGCCAGCCGCCGCCGCGGTCGTTGA